A single Thermaerobacter sp. FW80 DNA region contains:
- a CDS encoding ROK family transcriptional regulator, which translates to MKRRPPQQGKGKGLAAPSGRPQLLRLHNRTLILSLLRQQPLSRAELSRRAGLALPTVSRLVDQLIRDGLVEEGQKQATGGRHATRLHLRAEAGFVLGAELGRDQISVVLSDLQGGVRAQAGQPRGETAEHDVARLATMAGGLLKEAGVDPRRLVGIGVGVPGPLDASAGTVIQPPNFRGWSYVPLRDLLRERFRVPVWIENDANAGALAEHVLGYPQSRNLAFVLADAGVGAGLVLEGQLYRGAGGAGELGHCPVQLGGPPCPCGRRGCVEAIASTDAMLERFAALRHQPAGPAPAGFDDLLAAEAAGDPLARQVLARGGRALGAGLAILANLVSPEVVVLGGRSIRSPSFLQAARRELGRRRFGTGEVKLATTQLGRTSVARGAALLALQGLFQSPFTMGAEALPPSGPVPQGAGG; encoded by the coding sequence ATGAAGCGCCGGCCCCCACAGCAGGGCAAGGGCAAGGGCTTGGCCGCACCTTCCGGCCGGCCCCAGCTGCTGCGGCTCCACAACCGCACCCTGATCCTTTCCCTGCTCCGCCAGCAGCCGCTGTCCCGGGCCGAACTGTCCCGCCGGGCCGGACTGGCCTTGCCCACCGTATCCCGGCTGGTCGACCAGTTGATCCGCGACGGGCTGGTGGAGGAAGGCCAGAAGCAGGCCACGGGTGGGCGCCACGCCACCCGGCTGCACCTGCGGGCGGAGGCCGGGTTCGTCCTGGGTGCCGAGCTGGGCCGGGACCAGATCTCCGTGGTGCTCAGCGACCTGCAGGGCGGCGTCCGTGCCCAGGCCGGCCAGCCGCGGGGCGAGACGGCCGAGCACGACGTGGCCCGGCTGGCCACCATGGCCGGCGGCCTGTTGAAGGAGGCCGGGGTGGATCCCCGGCGCCTGGTGGGCATCGGGGTGGGTGTGCCCGGCCCGCTGGACGCCAGTGCCGGCACGGTGATCCAGCCGCCCAACTTCCGCGGCTGGTCCTACGTGCCCTTGCGGGACCTGCTCCGGGAGCGGTTCCGGGTGCCGGTCTGGATCGAAAACGACGCCAATGCCGGGGCCCTGGCCGAACACGTCCTCGGCTATCCCCAGAGCCGCAACCTGGCCTTCGTCCTGGCCGACGCGGGCGTCGGCGCGGGCCTGGTGCTGGAGGGCCAGCTGTACCGCGGGGCCGGCGGCGCCGGCGAGCTGGGCCACTGCCCGGTGCAGCTGGGCGGCCCGCCCTGTCCCTGCGGCCGGCGGGGCTGTGTGGAGGCCATCGCCTCCACCGATGCCATGCTGGAACGCTTCGCCGCCCTCCGGCACCAGCCTGCCGGCCCGGCGCCCGCCGGTTTCGACGACCTCCTGGCGGCCGAGGCGGCGGGAGACCCCCTGGCTCGCCAAGTGCTGGCCCGGGGCGGGCGGGCCCTGGGCGCCGGTCTGGCCATCCTGGCGAACCTGGTGAGCCCCGAAGTGGTGGTCCTGGGGGGCCGGTCCATCCGCAGCCCGTCCTTCCTCCAGGCGGCCCGCCGGGAGCTGGGGCGCCGCCGGTTCGGCACGGGGGAGGTGAAGCTGGCCACCACCCAGCTGGGTCGAACCAGCGTGGCCCGCGGGGCCGCGCTGCTGGCGCTGCAGGGTCTCTTCCAGTCGCCCTTCACCATGGGTGCTGAGGCGCTGCCCCCCTCGGGGCCGGTGCCCCAGGGGGCCGGGGGCTAA